The Sulfitobacter guttiformis genome contains a region encoding:
- a CDS encoding Ppx/GppA family phosphatase produces MSDTTPQVPNVPETGVADLGLFGKPLFQDPGARALRRVGVVDVGSNSVRMVVFDGAARSPAYFYNEKIMCALGAGMADTGHLSPEGRVRALSAMRRFSKLAEGMGLTELTAVATAAVRDATDGRAFCEEVRAQTGIKIWVIDGEEEARLSAQGVLLGWPGAYGLVCDIGGSSLEMAEISGGRVGKRVTSNLGPLKLRDIKGGAKAREAHIKEVMTGLADKMGSQRDRLFLVGGSWRAIARIDMIRRNYPLHVLHEYRMTRKSVRDTIDFIRASDMEALRVEAGVSSARASLVPYACEVLARLVKTFSPKDIAISSYGIREGMLYEQMPQRLRDRDPLIEACRFAEDKDARSPGFGRMLYNFILPLYKSAPAPRKRLIKAACLLHDVSWRAHPDYRAEVCFDNATRANLGGLKHSERIFMGLALMNRYSNKRENVRFADLFAMVDDQTRIEAEILGKAMRFGAMLWMDKVAELGELRWYPKKKELHLRLSPEMMPLFGEVAEQRFSSLAASLEAQAVVTTTKR; encoded by the coding sequence ATGTCTGATACCACCCCTCAAGTCCCGAATGTTCCCGAAACCGGAGTGGCCGATCTGGGATTATTCGGGAAACCTCTTTTTCAGGACCCCGGTGCGCGGGCTTTGCGGCGGGTCGGTGTAGTTGATGTGGGATCGAACTCGGTCCGCATGGTGGTTTTCGACGGGGCGGCGCGAAGCCCTGCCTATTTCTACAATGAAAAAATCATGTGTGCCTTGGGGGCTGGCATGGCTGATACCGGTCATCTGTCGCCCGAAGGCCGCGTTCGCGCACTGTCTGCGATGCGCCGTTTCTCGAAGCTGGCTGAGGGAATGGGCCTCACGGAATTGACGGCAGTCGCGACCGCAGCCGTCCGCGATGCCACAGACGGACGCGCATTTTGCGAAGAAGTCCGCGCGCAGACCGGCATTAAAATCTGGGTGATCGACGGCGAAGAAGAAGCGCGCCTGTCTGCCCAAGGGGTGCTACTGGGCTGGCCCGGTGCATACGGACTGGTCTGTGATATCGGTGGCTCGTCCCTTGAGATGGCAGAGATATCGGGGGGCAGGGTCGGCAAGCGCGTGACTTCGAACCTCGGACCGCTCAAACTGCGCGATATAAAAGGCGGCGCAAAAGCGCGTGAGGCGCATATCAAGGAGGTCATGACCGGTCTGGCCGATAAAATGGGCAGCCAGCGTGACCGCCTTTTTCTTGTGGGCGGGTCGTGGCGAGCGATTGCACGGATTGATATGATCCGCCGAAATTATCCGCTGCATGTGCTTCATGAGTACCGCATGACGCGCAAATCCGTGCGCGATACAATCGACTTTATCCGCGCCTCCGATATGGAGGCGTTGCGCGTTGAGGCGGGTGTGTCGTCTGCGCGGGCATCGTTGGTCCCTTATGCCTGCGAGGTGCTTGCGCGGCTGGTCAAGACGTTCAGCCCAAAGGATATTGCAATCTCGAGCTACGGCATCCGCGAGGGGATGCTCTATGAGCAGATGCCCCAGCGCCTCCGTGACCGTGATCCCCTGATCGAAGCATGCAGGTTTGCCGAAGACAAGGATGCGCGCTCTCCGGGTTTCGGGCGGATGCTGTATAACTTCATTCTGCCTCTTTATAAATCGGCCCCTGCACCGCGCAAACGTCTGATCAAGGCGGCCTGCCTTTTGCACGACGTGAGCTGGCGCGCGCATCCTGACTACCGCGCCGAGGTCTGTTTTGACAATGCAACGCGGGCGAACCTCGGTGGGCTAAAACACTCTGAGCGGATTTTCATGGGTTTGGCCCTGATGAACCGCTATTCCAACAAACGTGAGAATGTGCGCTTCGCGGATCTGTTCGCGATGGTCGACGACCAGACACGCATTGAGGCCGAAATTCTGGGAAAGGCGATGCGGTTTGGCGCCATGCTATGGATGGACAAGGTGGCCGAACTGGGCGAGTTGCGCTGGTATCCCAAGAAAAAAGAGCTGCATCTTCGACTTAGCCCCGAGATGATGCCGCTGTTTGGCGAAGTAGCAGAACAGCGTTTCAGCTCGCTTGCCGCATCACTCGAAGCGCAGGCCGTTGTCACCACTACCAAGCGCTAA
- a CDS encoding endonuclease/exonuclease/phosphatase family protein: MRIATYNVEWFANLFDADDQPLSDAGWSGRRDVTRASQLAALGTVFTALDADAIMVIEAPDTGRKHSTVTALESFAARFGLRTHAAVMGFANDTQQEIALLYDPDILTVHHDPQGQETGRDGATGAPRFDGILRIDLDIDATEDLVVFSKPPLELTLETASGFLFRMIGAHLKSKAPYGARNEAHAMQIAIANRRKQLAQAVWLRGRIDATVAQDVPLMVLGDLNDGPGLDAFENLFGRSSVEVILGTDGPHPLYDPHAARALGQRLGAMPTTSRFWIREEGRFLQALLDYVMVCPQLRAKNPRWRIWHPLDDPDCWRDPVLRDALVTASDHFPVTIDIDL, encoded by the coding sequence GTGCGCATCGCCACTTATAATGTGGAATGGTTTGCCAATTTGTTCGATGCAGATGATCAACCGCTTAGCGATGCGGGATGGTCTGGCCGGCGTGACGTAACCCGCGCCAGCCAACTTGCTGCATTGGGGACCGTATTCACCGCCCTTGATGCGGATGCGATTATGGTGATCGAAGCGCCTGATACTGGGCGCAAACACAGCACCGTGACTGCACTCGAGAGCTTTGCCGCACGCTTCGGTCTGCGCACGCACGCGGCTGTAATGGGATTTGCAAACGACACACAGCAGGAAATTGCGCTGCTGTATGATCCCGATATTCTGACCGTCCATCATGATCCGCAGGGGCAGGAGACAGGGCGGGACGGAGCCACTGGCGCGCCGCGCTTTGACGGCATCTTGCGCATAGATCTGGATATCGATGCGACGGAGGACCTTGTCGTGTTCTCCAAGCCGCCTCTTGAGCTTACGCTTGAAACTGCGTCAGGCTTTTTGTTCCGCATGATCGGTGCACATCTCAAATCCAAAGCGCCTTACGGTGCGCGCAACGAAGCCCACGCCATGCAAATCGCTATCGCAAACCGACGTAAACAGCTGGCGCAAGCGGTTTGGCTGCGCGGGCGCATCGATGCAACTGTGGCGCAGGACGTCCCGTTGATGGTTCTGGGCGATCTTAACGATGGTCCGGGACTTGATGCTTTCGAGAATTTGTTCGGGCGCTCCTCGGTGGAGGTGATCCTCGGGACTGACGGGCCGCACCCGCTCTACGATCCGCATGCGGCTCGTGCGTTGGGACAGCGGTTGGGGGCGATGCCCACCACCTCGCGTTTCTGGATCCGCGAGGAGGGCCGCTTTCTGCAAGCTTTGCTCGATTACGTCATGGTCTGCCCCCAGTTGCGCGCTAAAAATCCGCGCTGGCGGATTTGGCACCCGCTGGATGATCCCGATTGTTGGCGCGATCCGGTGTTGCGCGATGCACTTGTCACCGCATCCGATCATTTCCCTGTTACGATAGATATCGACCTCTAG
- a CDS encoding molecular chaperone DjiA codes for MSIWTRISEALSALASGEGLSAVFDRLRTAPERSVAFTIAVVALGAKMAKADGQVTRDEVTAFREVFQIADADAAGAAKVFDLARTDVAGFDDYARRIKNMFGDDDHILCDLMEGLFHIAMADGIYHPNENAFLQEVADIFALPEGAFETLRARFVPNSSPLPHTVLGIAPGASREEARAAWRTLVRANHPDALIARGLPEEAVKMAEKRMIDINRAWETLSGKAA; via the coding sequence ATGTCAATTTGGACCCGAATTTCCGAAGCCCTTTCTGCTCTCGCCTCTGGCGAAGGGCTCTCGGCGGTATTCGACCGATTGCGCACGGCGCCCGAACGCTCTGTGGCGTTCACCATCGCAGTGGTGGCATTAGGTGCCAAGATGGCAAAGGCGGACGGGCAGGTGACCCGAGACGAGGTTACCGCTTTTCGCGAGGTGTTCCAGATCGCCGATGCTGACGCGGCTGGTGCTGCCAAAGTTTTCGATCTGGCCCGTACCGATGTGGCCGGCTTCGATGATTATGCCCGCCGGATCAAGAATATGTTCGGTGACGACGATCATATCCTGTGTGATCTAATGGAGGGGTTGTTCCATATTGCTATGGCCGACGGAATCTATCATCCCAACGAAAACGCGTTTTTGCAAGAGGTTGCCGATATTTTTGCCTTGCCCGAAGGCGCGTTCGAGACATTGCGTGCGAGATTTGTTCCCAACTCATCCCCTCTGCCGCATACCGTTCTGGGAATCGCACCAGGCGCCAGCCGTGAGGAGGCGCGTGCGGCATGGCGCACCCTTGTGCGCGCCAATCATCCCGATGCCCTCATCGCTCGCGGCCTGCCTGAAGAGGCAGTAAAAATGGCGGAGAAGCGGATGATCGATATTAATCGTGCGTGGGAAACCCTCTCGGGCAAGGCGGCGTAG
- a CDS encoding GNAT family N-acetyltransferase, giving the protein MIRDTTATFTTILKTDEDLAALLVQRERAFLIAEVANGCAGFITWGPFRAGPGYAHTAEHSIITAHPGTGVGSALMAAAIDEARAQGIHVMIACIGSENPGAIAFHRRMGFALAGQLPQVGRKSERWHDLIVMSRIIADP; this is encoded by the coding sequence ATGATCCGCGATACCACAGCGACATTCACAACCATCTTGAAAACCGACGAAGATCTCGCCGCACTGCTTGTGCAACGCGAGCGCGCGTTTCTGATCGCGGAGGTTGCGAATGGCTGCGCGGGCTTCATCACATGGGGCCCGTTTCGGGCAGGTCCGGGATATGCGCATACCGCCGAGCATAGCATTATCACTGCCCATCCCGGAACCGGCGTCGGCAGTGCTCTGATGGCTGCAGCTATTGACGAGGCCAGAGCGCAGGGAATTCATGTGATGATCGCTTGCATCGGGAGTGAAAATCCCGGCGCGATTGCGTTTCACCGGCGGATGGGGTTTGCATTGGCGGGTCAATTGCCACAGGTAGGGCGAAAATCGGAGCGATGGCATGATCTGATTGTGATGAGCAGGATCATTGCAGACCCCTGA
- a CDS encoding VOC family protein, which translates to MIVFDHIAVAGETLAAATTHVEAAMGVPLQTGGEHAIFHTHNTLLGLEEHMYLEAIAINPAAPLPDRARWFDLDRFAGKPRLTNWICRCDDLDATLAQLPDSFGAPVDLERGDLRWRMAVPQNGMLPFDNCAPALIQWIGDAHPATRLAQQGCTITTLEVRHPEAPALGALLAPLMADARIMFTTGTPQLTATFRTPNGPATLC; encoded by the coding sequence ATGATCGTATTTGACCATATCGCGGTGGCGGGTGAAACGCTCGCCGCTGCTACGACGCATGTCGAGGCGGCGATGGGTGTACCGCTACAAACCGGCGGTGAACATGCGATTTTCCATACGCACAACACGTTGTTGGGGTTGGAGGAACATATGTATCTGGAGGCAATTGCGATCAATCCAGCAGCGCCCCTGCCTGACCGTGCCCGCTGGTTTGACCTTGACCGGTTCGCGGGCAAGCCGCGTTTGACCAACTGGATCTGCCGCTGCGATGATCTGGATGCAACCCTTGCGCAGCTGCCGGATAGCTTTGGTGCACCGGTTGATTTAGAACGCGGTGATCTGCGCTGGCGGATGGCAGTTCCGCAAAACGGTATGCTGCCCTTTGATAATTGCGCGCCCGCGCTGATACAGTGGATTGGCGATGCGCACCCCGCAACGCGTCTGGCACAACAGGGATGCACGATCACCACGCTTGAGGTGCGCCATCCAGAAGCGCCTGCATTGGGTGCGCTGCTTGCGCCGCTTATGGCTGATGCGAGGATTATGTTCACCACTGGCACGCCGCAACTGACTGCGACCTTTAGGACGCCAAATGGTCCAGCAACACTTTGCTGA
- the scpA gene encoding methylmalonyl-CoA mutase, with product MTNKPNTAFKNANKADWRKLAEGELRGRSLDDLTWKTLEGIDVSPLYTAEDLDGVGHLGGIPGEAPYTRGVKATMYAGRPWTIRQYAGFSTAEESNAFYRRALAAGQQGVSVAFDLATHRGYDSDHPRVEGDVGKAGVAIDSVEDMKILFDGIPLDKVSVSMTMNGAVIPILASFIVAGEEQGHSRAVLSGTIQNDILKEFMVRNTYIYPPEPSMKIIADIIEYTANEMPKFNSISISGYHMQEAGANLVQELAFTLADGREYVRTAIAAGMDVDKFAPRLSFFFCIGMNFFMEVAKLRAARLLWSRIMAEFDPKDAKSSMLRTHCQTSGVSLQEQDPYNNVIRTAYEAMSAVLGGTQSLHTNALDEAIALPTENSSRIARNTQLILQEETGVTNVVDPLAGSYYVEKLTHDMAEAAWKLIEEVEEMGGMTKAVASGMPKLRIEEAAAQRQAGQDRGTDVIVGVNKYRREKEDAIEIMDVDNVAVRESQIKRLEKIRASRDEAACTNTLAELSRRAREGGNLLEAAIEAARARATVGEISMAMEEEFGRHRAEVRTLAGVYGAAYEGDEGFAAIQRSVEAFAEDEGRRPRMLVVKMGQDGHDRGAKVIATAFADIGFDVDVGPLFQTPAEAAQDAVDNDVHVIGISSQAAGHKTLAPQLVKALKDAGAEDILVICGGVIPQQDYQFLYDAGVKAIFGPGTNIPNAAQDILKLIRAARA from the coding sequence ATGACCAACAAACCGAACACCGCTTTCAAGAACGCGAACAAGGCCGATTGGCGCAAACTGGCTGAGGGTGAGCTGCGTGGCCGCTCGCTGGACGATCTTACGTGGAAGACGCTGGAAGGCATTGATGTATCCCCGCTTTATACGGCTGAGGATCTGGACGGCGTCGGTCATCTGGGCGGTATCCCTGGCGAAGCGCCCTATACCCGTGGTGTAAAGGCGACGATGTATGCAGGGCGCCCATGGACGATCCGCCAATATGCGGGCTTCTCTACAGCGGAAGAATCAAACGCATTTTATCGCCGCGCGCTTGCGGCAGGCCAGCAGGGTGTCTCAGTTGCCTTCGATCTGGCGACGCACCGCGGGTATGACAGTGATCACCCGAGGGTCGAGGGTGATGTTGGCAAGGCCGGCGTGGCAATTGACAGCGTCGAGGATATGAAGATTCTCTTTGACGGCATCCCGCTCGATAAAGTTAGTGTTTCCATGACGATGAACGGTGCAGTCATCCCTATTTTGGCCAGTTTTATCGTTGCGGGTGAAGAGCAGGGGCACTCGCGTGCCGTTCTTTCCGGCACCATCCAAAACGACATCCTCAAGGAGTTCATGGTCCGCAATACCTATATTTACCCGCCGGAACCGTCGATGAAGATTATCGCGGATATCATTGAATATACCGCCAACGAGATGCCGAAATTCAACTCGATTTCGATCTCTGGCTACCATATGCAAGAGGCGGGCGCGAACCTTGTGCAGGAGCTTGCCTTCACGCTTGCGGATGGCCGCGAATACGTCCGCACGGCGATTGCGGCGGGCATGGACGTGGATAAATTCGCGCCGCGCCTCAGCTTCTTCTTTTGCATTGGTATGAACTTCTTCATGGAAGTTGCAAAATTGCGGGCCGCGCGCCTGCTGTGGTCGCGCATCATGGCGGAGTTTGATCCCAAAGATGCAAAATCAAGCATGCTTCGCACGCACTGCCAGACATCCGGCGTCAGCCTTCAGGAGCAAGACCCTTATAACAACGTCATTCGCACAGCCTACGAGGCGATGTCGGCGGTGCTGGGCGGCACGCAGTCGTTGCATACTAACGCATTGGACGAGGCGATCGCCTTACCCACCGAAAACTCCAGCCGCATCGCGCGCAACACCCAGCTGATCTTGCAGGAGGAAACCGGCGTGACCAATGTGGTTGATCCACTGGCCGGCTCCTACTACGTCGAAAAACTGACGCATGACATGGCAGAGGCCGCGTGGAAACTCATTGAGGAAGTCGAGGAAATGGGTGGTATGACAAAGGCAGTGGCCTCCGGCATGCCCAAGCTGCGGATCGAGGAGGCCGCTGCCCAGCGTCAGGCAGGTCAGGACCGTGGCACCGATGTGATCGTGGGGGTTAATAAATACCGCCGCGAAAAAGAAGATGCCATCGAGATCATGGATGTCGATAACGTCGCTGTGCGCGAAAGCCAAATCAAGCGACTTGAGAAAATCCGCGCGAGCCGGGATGAGGCCGCTTGCACCAATACTCTGGCAGAGCTGTCGCGCCGCGCCCGCGAGGGGGGCAACCTGCTCGAAGCGGCAATAGAAGCCGCCCGCGCTCGCGCGACCGTAGGAGAAATCAGCATGGCGATGGAAGAAGAATTCGGCCGCCACCGCGCCGAGGTCAGAACCCTTGCTGGTGTTTATGGCGCCGCCTATGAGGGTGATGAAGGCTTTGCCGCGATTCAGAGGTCGGTTGAGGCGTTCGCGGAAGATGAAGGCCGCCGCCCACGTATGCTTGTGGTGAAAATGGGTCAGGACGGACATGATCGCGGCGCAAAAGTGATCGCAACCGCCTTTGCCGACATCGGTTTTGACGTCGACGTCGGCCCGCTCTTTCAGACCCCGGCTGAGGCAGCGCAGGACGCGGTAGATAATGATGTGCACGTCATCGGCATCAGTTCGCAAGCCGCCGGACACAAGACACTCGCCCCGCAGCTGGTCAAAGCGCTCAAGGATGCAGGAGCAGAGGATATTCTGGTGATCTGTGGTGGTGTGATCCCGCAGCAGGACTACCAGTTCCTCTATGACGCAGGGGTCAAGGCGATCTTTGGGCCTGGAACGAATATCCCCAACGCGGCACAGGACATCTTGAAACTGATCCGCGCCGCACGCGCATGA
- a CDS encoding DUF4174 domain-containing protein, producing MKSLLGAVIIAVFAGGVQAQTLFSPDLPLMIRDAAVTDLTEFRWKNRPVIVFADSEDDPAFIEQMELLNLRAEELTERDVVVIVDTDPAARSAIRLKMRPRGFMLTLVGKDGNVAIRKPFPWSVREISRSIDKMPMRQREIREAKEPTNG from the coding sequence ATGAAATCGTTGTTAGGTGCTGTTATTATTGCTGTTTTCGCGGGTGGGGTACAGGCGCAAACCTTGTTTTCCCCAGACCTTCCGCTCATGATCAGGGATGCTGCTGTGACAGATTTGACTGAATTTAGGTGGAAAAACCGACCTGTCATTGTTTTTGCTGACAGCGAGGATGATCCAGCCTTCATCGAACAAATGGAGCTTCTCAATTTGAGGGCCGAAGAGCTGACCGAGCGGGACGTGGTTGTGATCGTTGACACGGATCCCGCCGCGCGCAGTGCCATCAGACTAAAAATGAGGCCGCGTGGCTTCATGCTGACCTTGGTGGGCAAGGACGGCAATGTAGCGATACGCAAACCTTTCCCATGGAGCGTCCGCGAGATCTCTCGCAGCATCGACAAAATGCCCATGCGCCAGCGTGAAATTCGCGAAGCAAAAGAGCCCACCAACGGGTAG
- a CDS encoding acetyl-CoA carboxylase biotin carboxylase subunit, whose translation MFNKILIANRGEIACRVIKTARKMGIQTVAIYSDADRQALHVQMADEAIHIGPPPANQSYIVIDKVMEAVKASGAQAVHPGYGFLSENSKFAEALSAAGVAFVGPPVGAIEKMGDKITSKKIAKEAGVSTVPGYMGIIADADEAVKISNEIGYPVMLKATAGGGGKGMRIAWNDVEAREGFQSSKNEAANSFGDDRIFIEKFVTNPRHIEIQVLCDGHGNGIYLNERECSIQRRNQKVVEEAPSPFLDAETRKAMGEQSVALAQAVGYTSAGTVEFIVDGDKNFYFLEMNTRLQVEHPITEMITGIDLVEQMIRVANGEALTIKQEDVQINGWAIENRLYAEDPYRGFLPSIGRLTRYRPPAEIAAGPLLTNGKWHGDAPSGETAVRNDTGVYEGGEISMYYDPMIAKLCTWGPTREAAIERMRVALDSFEVEGIGHNLPFLSAVMDHPIFVAGEMTTAFIEDQYPDGFEGVTLAEGELKRIAAATAAMHRVAEIRRARVSGRMDNHERKVGTAWNVAVQDHSFDVHIIADKEGATVTFDDGETLRVAGDWTPGDHLATMTVGDKPLILKVGKISGGFRIRTRGADVKVHVRTPLQAEMARKMPVKVPPDTSKLLLCPMPGLIVKLDVAVGDEVQDGQALCTIEAMKMENILRAEKKGVVTKINASAGDSLAVDDIIMEFE comes from the coding sequence ATGTTCAATAAGATCCTGATCGCCAACCGCGGAGAGATTGCCTGCCGTGTCATAAAGACAGCACGCAAGATGGGCATCCAAACGGTGGCGATTTATTCGGATGCCGACAGGCAGGCCCTTCACGTGCAAATGGCAGATGAGGCCATCCATATTGGCCCGCCCCCTGCAAACCAGTCCTATATCGTAATCGATAAGGTGATGGAGGCGGTCAAGGCCAGTGGCGCACAAGCTGTGCATCCCGGTTATGGCTTTTTGTCCGAGAATTCCAAGTTCGCCGAGGCGCTGAGTGCGGCCGGTGTAGCCTTCGTCGGACCCCCCGTTGGTGCCATTGAAAAGATGGGTGATAAGATCACCTCCAAAAAGATCGCCAAGGAAGCAGGCGTCAGCACGGTTCCCGGTTATATGGGCATCATCGCGGATGCTGACGAGGCGGTGAAGATCTCGAACGAAATCGGGTATCCTGTTATGCTCAAGGCCACTGCCGGTGGTGGGGGCAAGGGCATGCGGATTGCATGGAACGATGTAGAGGCGCGCGAGGGCTTCCAGAGTTCCAAGAATGAAGCTGCGAACTCTTTCGGCGATGACCGAATTTTCATCGAGAAATTTGTGACCAATCCGCGCCACATCGAAATTCAGGTCCTTTGCGATGGGCACGGCAACGGTATTTACCTGAACGAGCGTGAATGCTCGATCCAGCGCCGGAATCAGAAAGTTGTGGAAGAAGCGCCTTCGCCCTTCCTTGATGCCGAGACGCGTAAGGCCATGGGCGAGCAATCGGTCGCTCTGGCACAGGCCGTCGGCTACACCAGTGCGGGAACTGTCGAATTTATCGTCGACGGTGACAAGAATTTTTACTTTCTCGAAATGAACACCCGCCTTCAGGTGGAGCATCCGATAACGGAGATGATCACCGGTATCGATCTGGTCGAGCAGATGATCCGCGTCGCCAACGGCGAAGCGCTAACGATCAAGCAAGAAGACGTGCAAATCAACGGCTGGGCCATCGAAAACCGCCTTTATGCCGAAGATCCGTATCGCGGTTTTCTGCCTTCTATCGGTCGACTGACCCGTTACCGCCCACCAGCAGAGATTGCAGCAGGGCCACTGCTCACGAACGGTAAATGGCATGGTGATGCCCCCAGCGGCGAGACGGCGGTGCGCAATGATACAGGCGTCTACGAGGGCGGCGAAATCTCGATGTATTACGACCCGATGATTGCCAAGCTGTGCACATGGGGTCCCACCCGTGAGGCTGCGATTGAGCGGATGCGCGTGGCGCTCGACAGTTTCGAAGTCGAAGGCATCGGGCATAACCTGCCGTTCCTGAGTGCGGTCATGGATCATCCGATTTTTGTCGCAGGCGAAATGACCACCGCCTTCATCGAGGATCAATACCCCGATGGTTTCGAGGGTGTGACGCTGGCCGAAGGGGAGCTGAAGCGCATCGCTGCTGCAACAGCCGCGATGCACCGGGTTGCAGAAATTCGCCGTGCGCGGGTATCGGGCCGCATGGACAATCACGAGCGTAAGGTCGGAACCGCTTGGAATGTCGCCGTGCAGGACCACAGTTTTGACGTGCACATCATCGCGGATAAAGAGGGCGCAACGGTGACGTTCGATGACGGAGAGACCCTGCGCGTGGCTGGCGATTGGACACCCGGTGATCATCTGGCCACGATGACAGTGGGGGACAAGCCACTGATCCTCAAGGTTGGAAAAATCTCGGGCGGGTTCCGCATCCGCACCCGAGGCGCGGATGTAAAAGTGCACGTTCGCACGCCGCTTCAGGCTGAAATGGCCCGAAAGATGCCGGTAAAGGTACCGCCGGATACTTCCAAACTGTTGCTATGCCCGATGCCCGGGCTGATCGTTAAGCTAGACGTGGCCGTTGGCGACGAAGTGCAGGACGGTCAGGCCTTGTGCACCATTGAGGCGATGAAGATGGAAAACATTCTGCGAGCCGAGAAAAAAGGTGTCGTGACCAAAATCAACGCAAGCGCGGGTGACAGCCTTGCTGTTGATGACATCATCATGGAATTCGAGTGA
- a CDS encoding DUF6497 family protein has translation MKALVALLLSAGPLAAQDVPSGQQLTLHEVLVDQQDQVHYLRFRYIAPQIAAGAGQVGFDTSGDDMLHLCETFVLPYMVEYELSADKVVITFMDRITEFGVPDRDAVQYFEAFKTENGICMWDEF, from the coding sequence ATGAAAGCGCTTGTCGCCTTGCTGCTTTCTGCCGGTCCTCTGGCCGCGCAGGATGTGCCTTCCGGCCAGCAGCTCACGTTGCATGAGGTGCTGGTCGATCAGCAGGATCAGGTCCATTATTTGCGGTTTCGCTATATTGCACCGCAGATCGCGGCGGGGGCAGGGCAGGTAGGTTTTGACACCTCAGGCGATGATATGCTGCACCTGTGCGAGACGTTCGTGCTGCCATATATGGTCGAATACGAGCTTTCAGCTGATAAAGTCGTGATTACTTTCATGGACAGGATCACCGAATTTGGCGTGCCGGACCGTGATGCCGTACAGTATTTCGAAGCATTTAAGACCGAAAATGGGATCTGTATGTGGGATGAGTTTTGA